A single genomic interval of Flavobacterium sp. N2820 harbors:
- a CDS encoding peptidylprolyl isomerase, with amino-acid sequence MAVLSKIRQRTGLLIIVIGFCLLAFLVGDAFQSGSFGSDANEIGSVNGTDIQTQDFLQKVALAEKQGQGISNTQALNSTWEQEVRNIILTEEFEKLGLKIGDEQLINIIKQNPSLAQDPQFLNAAGLFDENKLKEFIKSLKNSGDQQRWSQWKAFEKNIEKYTIEQMYNTMIKSGVYTTKSEGKLAYKLEADKVDFDYVMVPFTSINDDQVKVTDAEIIDFMKKSPKKYKSDNTTSVDFVLFENKPSKEDELAMSTKINELKTKFDSVANVGKFVNENSDIKFDSTYLAKKDLPLDYQEQLFNLPTGSVFGPYVHNGHQCLSRMIGKKGNASAKASHILLAYKGAPQSAATRTKEEAQALANTLLAQAKANPEGFAMLAMTNSDDPGSKNNGGEYDNITPGQMVPTFNDFVFNNPVGSIGLVETDFGFHVIKVSAKYDAVLMGTVAQKIQPSDATIDAIYSKASQFESDALENKDFAALAKKSGIEVINANNIKAFDEYIQGLGSQRDIVRWSFSDDTDINSIKRFETTQGFVIAKLKAKNETGLLPIELAKQSVEPLLKNQKKAELIKKKMSGNTLEAVAKSSGASVLPAIGVSLKTPVIPNIGNEPKVVGKAFNLASGKTSEIIEGNSGMYMIKAKSVVKATDLPAYTTYINQDRTQNQSYSVSKAYTALKDKAEIKDNRGNF; translated from the coding sequence ATGGCAGTTTTATCTAAAATTAGACAACGCACTGGATTACTTATAATTGTTATCGGGTTTTGTTTATTAGCATTCTTAGTTGGTGATGCTTTTCAAAGTGGATCATTTGGTTCTGATGCAAATGAAATTGGCTCTGTAAACGGAACTGATATTCAAACGCAAGACTTCTTACAAAAAGTTGCATTAGCAGAGAAACAAGGACAAGGCATAAGCAATACTCAAGCGCTAAATAGTACTTGGGAACAAGAAGTTAGAAACATTATCCTAACAGAAGAATTTGAAAAATTAGGCTTAAAAATTGGTGACGAACAATTGATAAATATCATCAAACAAAACCCTAGTTTGGCTCAAGACCCACAGTTTCTAAATGCTGCTGGTTTATTTGACGAAAACAAACTTAAAGAATTCATCAAATCTTTAAAAAATTCTGGCGACCAACAAAGATGGTCTCAATGGAAAGCATTTGAAAAAAACATTGAAAAGTACACCATTGAACAAATGTATAACACAATGATTAAATCTGGTGTTTATACAACTAAATCTGAAGGTAAATTAGCCTATAAATTAGAAGCAGACAAAGTTGATTTTGATTATGTAATGGTTCCTTTTACATCTATTAACGATGATCAAGTAAAGGTAACTGATGCAGAAATCATCGACTTTATGAAAAAAAGTCCAAAAAAATATAAATCAGACAATACTACATCTGTTGATTTTGTTTTATTTGAAAACAAACCTTCAAAAGAAGATGAATTAGCAATGTCTACAAAAATCAATGAATTAAAAACAAAATTTGATTCAGTAGCTAATGTAGGTAAATTTGTGAATGAAAATTCAGACATCAAATTTGATTCTACTTATTTAGCAAAAAAAGACCTTCCATTAGATTATCAAGAACAATTATTTAACCTTCCTACAGGTAGTGTTTTTGGTCCATATGTTCATAACGGACACCAATGTTTGTCAAGAATGATCGGTAAAAAAGGTAATGCAAGCGCGAAAGCTAGTCATATTTTATTAGCTTATAAAGGTGCTCCTCAATCAGCAGCTACAAGAACTAAAGAAGAAGCTCAAGCTTTAGCAAATACATTATTAGCCCAAGCAAAAGCAAACCCTGAAGGTTTTGCAATGTTAGCAATGACTAATTCTGATGACCCAGGATCAAAAAATAATGGTGGAGAATATGACAACATTACACCAGGTCAAATGGTTCCAACGTTCAATGATTTCGTATTTAACAACCCTGTTGGTTCAATTGGTTTAGTTGAAACAGACTTTGGGTTCCATGTAATCAAAGTTTCTGCAAAATATGATGCGGTGTTAATGGGAACTGTAGCGCAAAAAATTCAACCATCTGACGCTACAATTGATGCCATCTACAGCAAAGCAAGTCAGTTTGAATCGGATGCATTAGAAAATAAAGATTTTGCAGCTTTAGCAAAAAAATCAGGAATTGAAGTAATAAATGCAAACAACATCAAAGCATTTGACGAATATATTCAAGGTTTAGGTTCTCAAAGAGATATCGTAAGATGGTCATTTAGTGATGATACTGATATCAATAGTATTAAACGTTTTGAAACAACTCAAGGGTTTGTAATTGCAAAATTAAAAGCTAAAAACGAAACGGGCTTATTACCTATAGAATTAGCAAAACAATCTGTTGAGCCATTATTAAAAAACCAAAAGAAAGCAGAATTAATCAAAAAGAAAATGAGTGGAAACACTTTAGAAGCGGTTGCAAAATCGTCTGGAGCATCTGTTCTTCCTGCAATAGGAGTTTCTTTAAAAACGCCTGTAATTCCAAATATTGGCAACGAACCAAAAGTAGTTGGAAAAGCATTTAATTTAGCTTCTGGAAAAACTTCTGAAATAATTGAAGGAAACTCGGGTATGTATATGATTAAAGCAAAATCTGTAGTAAAAGCAACTGATTTACCAGCTTACACAACATATATTAATCAAGATAGAACTCAAAATCAGTCGTATTCAGTTTCAAAAGCATATACTGCTTTAAAAGATAAAGCTGAAATTAAAGACAATAGAGGAAATTTCTAA
- the rpmA gene encoding 50S ribosomal protein L27, with protein MAHKKGVGSSKNGRESESKRLGVKIYGGQAAIAGNIIVRQRGSKHNPGENVYMGKDHTLHAKVDGVVKFQKKAENKSYVSVVPFEA; from the coding sequence ATGGCTCACAAAAAAGGTGTCGGTAGTTCGAAGAATGGTAGAGAATCAGAATCGAAACGTTTAGGCGTTAAGATTTACGGTGGTCAAGCTGCTATTGCTGGAAACATCATTGTTAGACAAAGAGGTTCTAAGCACAACCCAGGTGAAAATGTTTACATGGGAAAAGATCATACTTTACATGCTAAAGTTGATGGAGTTGTAAAATTCCAGAAAAAAGCGGAAAACAAATCGTATGTATCTGTAGTTCCGTTTGAAGCTTAA
- the rplU gene encoding 50S ribosomal protein L21 gives MYAIVEIAGQQFKVSKDQKVYVHRLASEEGSKVSFDKVLLLDDNGNVTLGAPAVEGASVEAKVLQHLKGDKVIVFKKKRRKGYKKKNGHRQSFTQILIEGILASGSTKKAAAPKKEAAPKAEKLVEAVEEKAPKAKASKKGDDLAIVEGIGPKAAEALVAAGIDTFAKLAAASAEEVKAILDASASKVQHLDPTTWAQQAQLAADGKMDELKKLQDELNGGKAV, from the coding sequence ATGTACGCAATCGTAGAGATAGCAGGGCAACAATTCAAAGTAAGCAAAGACCAAAAGGTTTATGTTCACCGTTTAGCTTCAGAAGAAGGTTCGAAAGTTTCTTTCGATAAAGTTCTTTTGTTAGATGACAACGGAAACGTGACTTTAGGCGCCCCAGCTGTAGAAGGAGCTTCAGTAGAAGCCAAAGTGTTACAACACTTAAAAGGTGATAAAGTAATTGTCTTCAAAAAGAAAAGAAGAAAAGGTTACAAAAAGAAAAACGGTCACAGACAATCATTTACTCAAATTTTAATTGAGGGAATTTTGGCAAGTGGTTCAACTAAAAAAGCCGCAGCTCCTAAAAAAGAAGCAGCACCAAAAGCTGAAAAATTAGTTGAAGCTGTTGAAGAAAAAGCTCCAAAAGCAAAAGCTTCAAAAAAAGGTGATGATTTAGCTATTGTAGAAGGTATTGGACCAAAAGCTGCTGAAGCATTAGTTGCTGCAGGAATTGATACATTTGCAAAATTAGCTGCTGCATCTGCTGAAGAAGTAAAAGCAATTTTAGATGCATCTGCTTCTAAAGTACAACATTTAGATCCAACTACTTGGGCTCAACAAGCGCAATTAGCTGCTGATGGTAAAATGGACGAATTAAAAAAATTACAAGATGAGTTAAACGGTGGTAAAGCTGTTTAA
- a CDS encoding M16 family metallopeptidase — translation MKKSLMALGTALMLGGTASAQKVTFEEFDLDNGLHVVLHQDNSAPVVITSVMYHVGAKDEQPNRTGFAHFFEHLLFEGTKNIGKGDWFKLVTANGGNNNANTTDDRTYYYEVFPSNNLELAIWMESERLMHPVIDQKGVDTQNEVVKEEKRLRVDNQPYGNLIKAVKQNMFKVHPYKWTTIGEMEHLDAATLEEFLAFNKKFYVPNNAVLVIAGQFDKAQAKEWIAKYFSPIPKGAPVTRQKIEEAPITQEFRASWEDPNIQIPMLVASYRTPSMKSRDARILDMISTYLSDGKSSKLYKKIVDDKKMALQIGAFNYSQEDYGMYLIYGLPMGDNTTASILKEIDEEIAKMQTELISENDFQKLQNKFESNYVSNNASVEGIADNLATYYMLYGDINLINTEIDIYRSITREEIRETAKKYLNSNQRMILDYVPAKDKAQN, via the coding sequence ATGAAAAAATCTTTAATGGCTTTAGGAACTGCACTAATGCTTGGCGGAACTGCTTCAGCTCAAAAAGTAACATTCGAAGAGTTTGATTTAGACAACGGTCTTCACGTTGTACTTCATCAAGACAATTCGGCTCCAGTTGTAATCACATCGGTTATGTATCACGTAGGAGCAAAAGACGAACAACCAAACCGTACTGGTTTTGCACACTTTTTTGAACATCTTTTATTCGAAGGAACAAAAAACATTGGCAAAGGCGACTGGTTTAAATTAGTTACGGCAAACGGAGGAAACAACAATGCTAATACTACGGATGACAGAACTTATTACTATGAAGTTTTTCCATCAAATAATTTAGAATTAGCTATTTGGATGGAATCGGAAAGATTAATGCATCCGGTAATTGACCAAAAAGGTGTAGATACACAAAACGAAGTAGTTAAAGAAGAAAAAAGACTTCGCGTTGACAATCAACCTTATGGTAATTTGATTAAAGCGGTTAAACAAAATATGTTCAAAGTACATCCATACAAATGGACTACTATTGGTGAAATGGAACATTTAGACGCTGCAACATTAGAAGAATTTTTAGCATTTAATAAAAAATTCTATGTGCCAAATAACGCAGTTTTAGTAATTGCTGGTCAGTTTGACAAAGCACAAGCCAAGGAATGGATTGCTAAATACTTTAGTCCAATACCAAAAGGAGCTCCTGTAACACGTCAAAAAATAGAAGAAGCGCCAATTACACAAGAATTTAGAGCATCTTGGGAAGATCCAAATATTCAAATCCCAATGCTTGTAGCTTCATACAGAACACCTTCTATGAAATCTCGTGATGCTCGAATTTTGGATATGATTTCTACCTATTTATCAGATGGAAAAAGTTCAAAACTTTACAAGAAAATTGTAGACGACAAAAAAATGGCTTTACAAATTGGAGCTTTCAACTACAGTCAAGAAGATTATGGCATGTATTTGATTTATGGTTTACCAATGGGTGATAATACTACAGCATCAATCTTAAAAGAAATTGACGAAGAAATTGCAAAAATGCAAACCGAATTAATTTCTGAAAACGATTTCCAAAAACTTCAAAACAAATTTGAGAGTAATTATGTAAGTAACAATGCTTCTGTAGAAGGAATTGCAGATAATTTAGCAACTTACTATATGTTGTATGGCGATATCAACTTGATTAATACTGAAATTGATATTTATCGTTCTATTACAAGAGAAGAAATCAGAGAAACAGCAAAAAAATACCTAAATTCAAACCAAAGAATGATTTTAGACTATGTTCCTGCTAAAGACAAAGCTCAAAACTAA
- a CDS encoding M16 family metallopeptidase codes for MKKFIYIAASLFLTITMQAQDRPQPKAGPAPTININKPQSFVLKNGLKVLVVENHKLPRVSFNLTLDNPPYAEGTKKGVSDILSSMIGNGTETMTKDAFNEEIDFLGANINFYASGASANGLSRYSKRILELMADGTLNPLFVQEEFEKEKAKLIEGLKSDEKSVSAIARRVENVLTYGKEHYKGEFTSEETLNNVTLNDVILNYNTYFVPGNAYLVIVGDVKFKEVKKEVEKLFGNWKKATAPQLTYSDPKDVQYSQINFIDAPNAVQSEIALVNLSNLKMTDKEYFAVLLANQVLGGGGEGRLFLNLREKHGWTYGAYSSIGSGKYINKFRSSSSVRNAVTDSAVVEVFNELKRIRTELVSEEDLRNAKAKYIGNFVMQIEKPSTIAGYALNKETQGLPEDFYENYIKNINAVTAEDIKNAANKYFLADKTRVVIVGKAGDVLPGLEKMSKTEKLPIFYFDKYGNPTEKPEVKKPIPAGVTTQTVLTNYLNAIGGEKAAKSVKTLATFSSGTVQGMPLELVVKTAPNKLGVEMKAMGSTMMKQVVNEKEAYMVQQGQRKDITGDDLKDMQAEATTFKELALLNNKEVILTGIENINGADAYAIKNGKSTLYYDVKTGFKVAEAKDVEQGGQKMTQTTYYQDYKDVKGLKFPYKTIMNVGIEIELTTSEVKINEGVTDADFK; via the coding sequence ATGAAAAAATTTATATACATCGCAGCCAGTTTATTTTTAACAATAACTATGCAAGCACAAGACAGACCTCAACCAAAAGCTGGACCAGCACCAACAATAAACATTAATAAGCCACAAAGTTTTGTGCTTAAAAATGGTTTGAAAGTTTTGGTTGTAGAAAACCACAAATTACCTCGTGTTTCTTTCAATCTTACGCTAGACAATCCGCCTTATGCAGAAGGAACTAAAAAAGGAGTTTCTGACATCTTAAGTTCGATGATTGGTAATGGAACTGAAACAATGACTAAAGACGCTTTTAATGAAGAAATTGATTTTTTAGGAGCAAACATAAATTTTTATGCTTCTGGAGCTTCAGCAAATGGATTATCAAGATATTCTAAAAGAATATTAGAATTAATGGCAGATGGAACATTAAATCCTTTATTTGTTCAAGAAGAGTTTGAAAAAGAAAAAGCAAAACTAATAGAAGGTTTAAAATCTGACGAAAAAAGCGTTTCTGCAATTGCAAGAAGAGTTGAAAACGTTTTAACCTATGGCAAAGAGCATTATAAAGGTGAATTTACTAGTGAAGAAACATTAAACAATGTTACTTTAAATGACGTTATACTAAACTACAACACCTACTTTGTACCCGGAAATGCTTATCTAGTAATTGTTGGAGATGTTAAATTTAAAGAAGTTAAAAAAGAAGTTGAAAAACTTTTTGGAAACTGGAAAAAAGCAACTGCTCCTCAATTAACTTACTCTGACCCAAAAGATGTTCAATATAGTCAAATCAACTTTATTGATGCACCAAATGCGGTTCAATCTGAAATCGCGTTAGTAAATTTGTCAAATCTTAAAATGACAGATAAAGAATACTTCGCTGTTTTATTAGCCAATCAAGTACTTGGTGGTGGTGGTGAAGGAAGATTATTTCTAAACTTACGTGAAAAACATGGTTGGACTTATGGAGCTTATTCGTCAATAGGATCTGGAAAATATATCAACAAATTTCGTTCAAGTTCTTCTGTAAGAAATGCAGTAACAGATAGTGCTGTTGTAGAGGTATTTAACGAATTGAAAAGAATTAGAACAGAATTAGTTTCTGAAGAAGATTTAAGAAATGCAAAAGCTAAATACATTGGAAACTTTGTAATGCAAATTGAAAAACCTTCTACAATTGCTGGTTATGCTTTAAATAAAGAAACACAAGGGTTACCAGAAGATTTTTACGAAAATTACATCAAAAATATTAATGCAGTTACCGCTGAAGATATTAAAAACGCAGCTAATAAATATTTCTTAGCTGACAAAACTAGAGTTGTAATTGTTGGAAAAGCTGGCGATGTTTTACCAGGACTAGAAAAAATGAGTAAAACAGAAAAATTACCGATTTTTTATTTTGATAAATATGGTAATCCTACTGAAAAACCTGAAGTTAAGAAACCTATTCCAGCAGGTGTAACAACTCAAACGGTTTTAACCAACTATCTAAATGCTATTGGTGGCGAAAAAGCAGCTAAAAGTGTAAAAACATTAGCTACATTTTCATCAGGAACTGTTCAAGGAATGCCTTTAGAATTAGTTGTAAAAACAGCGCCTAATAAATTAGGTGTTGAGATGAAAGCCATGGGTTCTACTATGATGAAGCAAGTAGTAAACGAAAAAGAAGCTTACATGGTACAACAAGGTCAAAGAAAAGATATTACTGGAGATGACTTAAAAGACATGCAAGCTGAAGCTACAACTTTTAAAGAATTAGCTTTACTAAACAATAAAGAGGTAATATTAACAGGAATTGAAAACATTAATGGCGCAGATGCTTATGCTATCAAAAACGGAAAATCAACATTATATTATGATGTAAAAACAGGATTTAAAGTTGCTGAAGCTAAAGATGTTGAACAAGGTGGCCAAAAAATGACACAAACAACTTACTACCAAGATTATAAAGATGTAAAAGGATTAAAATTCCCATACAAAACTATTATGAATGTTGGTATTGAAATCGAACTAACAACATCTGAAGTTAAAATTAACGAAGGTGTTACTGATGCAGATTTTAAATAA
- a CDS encoding DMT family transporter, protein MENNSTKWYLLGFLGCVWGSSFILMQLGLQGVNSIQLGSLRILFAALFLMIVGFKQIAKIPLYKWKYIALTSVFGTFVPAYLFAIALSKIDGSVSAILNSLTPLNTLLVGLFFFGLDVQRRQIFGVIIGFIGCVLLVLFGDGENTTENYYYAILIVIASIFYGINVNLIKKYLSDLKPLAISTGNFVVMFVPALLVLYFSDFFDIVHQEKVQTSLGFIVVLGIVGTGFSNILFFKLIQLSSPVFASSVTYIIPVVAIMLGYLFMNETLSIVQVIGALVVLVGVYFSSRK, encoded by the coding sequence ATGGAAAATAATTCAACAAAGTGGTATTTATTGGGCTTTTTAGGCTGTGTTTGGGGGAGTTCTTTCATATTGATGCAATTGGGTTTGCAAGGTGTAAATTCAATTCAATTAGGAAGTTTACGTATATTATTTGCTGCTTTGTTTTTAATGATTGTAGGTTTCAAGCAAATTGCAAAAATTCCGTTATATAAATGGAAATATATTGCTTTGACTTCTGTTTTTGGAACTTTTGTGCCAGCTTATTTGTTTGCTATTGCTTTATCCAAAATTGATGGTTCTGTGAGTGCTATACTGAATTCGCTCACGCCATTGAATACGTTGCTTGTGGGTTTATTCTTTTTTGGATTAGACGTTCAACGAAGACAAATTTTTGGAGTAATCATTGGTTTTATTGGTTGTGTGTTGTTGGTTTTATTTGGTGACGGAGAAAATACTACTGAAAATTATTATTATGCAATTTTGATTGTTATTGCGTCAATCTTTTATGGAATTAACGTTAATCTAATTAAAAAATATTTATCTGATTTAAAACCTTTAGCTATCAGTACTGGGAATTTTGTAGTGATGTTTGTTCCTGCTTTGTTAGTGCTTTATTTTTCAGATTTTTTTGATATTGTACATCAAGAAAAAGTACAAACATCACTTGGCTTTATTGTTGTTTTAGGAATTGTTGGTACTGGATTTTCTAATATTTTATTTTTTAAATTAATCCAACTTTCATCGCCTGTTTTTGCTTCTTCTGTTACTTACATAATTCCTGTGGTTGCAATTATGTTGGGTTATTTATTTATGAATGAGACTTTATCAATTGTTCAGGTAATTGGTGCTTTGGTAGTTTTAGTGGGGGTTTATTTTTCGAGTAGAAAATAA
- a CDS encoding heavy-metal-associated domain-containing protein, whose product MKNIKNIAFAIAITLFAVSCKKETTSETKEVATAKTEIAAENLETASFTIEGMTCEVGCAKTIESKLTGTDGVSEATVDFETKIATVKFDKTKQSVETLTKTVEKVGGGDLYKVTKAEKSTDKV is encoded by the coding sequence ATGAAAAATATCAAAAACATAGCTTTTGCAATAGCAATTACACTTTTTGCAGTAAGTTGTAAAAAAGAAACAACTTCAGAAACTAAAGAAGTTGCAACAGCAAAAACAGAAATTGCTGCAGAAAATTTAGAAACAGCAAGTTTTACAATTGAAGGTATGACCTGCGAAGTTGGTTGTGCAAAAACAATCGAAAGTAAACTAACTGGAACTGATGGCGTAAGTGAAGCTACGGTAGATTTTGAAACAAAAATTGCCACAGTAAAATTCGACAAAACAAAACAAAGCGTCGAAACACTAACTAAAACCGTTGAAAAAGTGGGTGGTGGAGATTTGTATAAAGTTACAAAAGCTGAAAAAAGCACAGACAAAGTTTAA
- the gldD gene encoding gliding motility lipoprotein GldD, which yields MKEKLTKYVALILVFALFSCGDESVPKPKGHLRLEYPNATYETFKTNCAYQFDVNKSGQIKDKNCSFEINYPKMKATIYLTHKSVDNNINDLLRDAQKLTYEHVIKADDILEQPFINTNKKVYGMFYQVGGNAATNAQFYVTDSTKNFVTGSVYFYAKPNFDSILPAAKYLQDDMRRIMETLEWK from the coding sequence ATGAAAGAAAAATTAACAAAGTATGTTGCGCTGATTCTTGTGTTTGCATTGTTTTCTTGTGGAGATGAATCTGTCCCAAAGCCAAAAGGACATTTGAGATTAGAATATCCAAATGCAACGTATGAAACTTTTAAAACAAATTGTGCTTATCAGTTTGATGTTAACAAATCTGGGCAAATTAAAGATAAAAATTGTTCGTTTGAAATCAATTATCCAAAGATGAAAGCAACCATTTATTTAACACATAAATCGGTTGATAATAATATTAATGATTTGCTTAGAGATGCGCAAAAGCTCACTTATGAACACGTTATCAAAGCAGATGATATTTTAGAACAGCCTTTTATTAATACCAACAAAAAGGTTTATGGAATGTTTTATCAAGTTGGTGGAAATGCAGCAACGAATGCACAGTTTTATGTAACAGATAGTACCAAGAATTTTGTCACTGGAAGTGTATATTTTTATGCAAAACCAAATTTTGATTCGATATTACCTGCAGCAAAATATCTTCAGGATGATATGCGACGAATTATGGAAACACTAGAATGGAAATAG
- a CDS encoding single-stranded DNA-binding protein translates to MNGTLNKVILIGHLGDEIKMHYFEGGNCIGRFPLATNEVYINKTTGEKITSTEWHNIVVRNKAAEICEKYLSKGDKIYIEGRIKSRQWQAEDGATKYTTEIQVTEFTFLTTKKETDLSKSSLPTGSAPDDSSY, encoded by the coding sequence ATGAACGGTACATTAAACAAAGTCATTTTGATAGGACATCTTGGAGATGAAATTAAAATGCATTATTTCGAAGGAGGTAACTGCATTGGAAGATTTCCTCTAGCTACTAACGAAGTGTATATTAATAAAACAACAGGTGAAAAAATCACCTCTACGGAATGGCATAATATTGTAGTTCGTAATAAAGCAGCCGAAATCTGTGAAAAATATCTTTCAAAAGGAGATAAGATTTATATTGAAGGACGAATTAAATCGCGTCAATGGCAAGCAGAAGATGGTGCTACAAAGTATACAACAGAAATTCAAGTTACTGAATTTACTTTTTTAACTACCAAAAAAGAAACTGACTTGAGTAAATCATCCCTTCCTACTGGTAGTGCACCAGATGATTCTTCATATTAA